In Cryptomeria japonica chromosome 1, Sugi_1.0, whole genome shotgun sequence, the sequence ATCGAGTGAACAATGTTGCTTTCATAtgttcaatcttcttttcttccgCTTGAATATTAATCAGAAACATGTAGCTTATAAAAAAAGCTGAAGTCAACAAACCCACAACTAAGACCAAAATCAACATTGAACATTCCAACTACTTGAAATGTTGAAAAAAGAAAACCAAACAACACAAAAAAAGAAGTTAGAAgctattgaaataaaatcatttaaattATTTCCATTCGTGTATTTCTGAAAATGTTGAAAAAATCCGTGCAGAATTTTTCAAACTGTTATATAAAAACAGAGTTGGCGTCTATCACTCTCTTGATCTTCTGGAAGCAAAAAATGATAAGagagaaatttttcaaatgaaaATTGGAACAAAATGGATCATTCTTACGGTGTTATTCAAAGTTACATGCTTAAAAGAGCTGAAACCTGACTGGGTTATTATTTTGGCCTAAGCTCAACACCACCCTGTGTCCTTTTTATTCTGATGATTTTTTTATATTGCATCTATATGAGTGAAAGTAccctaaaaaagaaaaagaagtttaCAAGTTTAGATCATAGTAAATTTAAAACTTCAAGACCAGATAACCCTGTGTCCTTTTTATactgatgatttttttgtattgCATCTATATGAGTGAAAGTAccctaaaaaagaaaaagaagtttaCAAGTTTAGATCATAGTAAATTTAAAACTTCAAGACCAGATAGATCAGGTTCTGAAAGTCTAACCAATACAAAAATCCTACTTGAGACAAAAATCCTATTTTACTGACTTCAAAATAGTAATATTTAAAAATGCAGTAGATCAATCGGAAAAATCCATGATCACATTTTGTGAAAACTACCATCAAAATCTAGGAGAGGTCACTCTCTAAAATGGGGAGAATACAACAAATCACATTTGCTTTGTTAATATTGGATTAATTTCCTGAAATAGCACACCAACGAACTCAACAAGGTAAACAAGGATATGTGTAGGAGAGCATAGTGCAGAGGCAACAAATTTTGGCATCCAGCAGCGTAAAAACAAAAagcaataataataatttaaataagatGAGGTATGCAGATATTATAACTGCAAATTCAAGAATAAGATTAAAATCACATATTTTAAAATTCAGGAAAACAGACAATAAATTAAGACTATGAACACACATTTCAGAGCTCAAAAAATAGATGTGAAAATTCAAAGTCAGAGGACAGCAAGATTGGTAGCATGGAGATAACTACAAAAAAATACGGCATTACTTATGTAGATAAAGTATATTGACCATTCTAAAATTGAGGTGGCCTTTATTAGTCACGACCTCAAGTAACACATCCTTTGGATAGAGAATATATTAATCCCTAAATAGTTTATACATTTCTACCTAGGCTTACTGATGCACTAAGTACATATTCTTACCGTTTATCAATAATGAGCACATATAAAATTTGAAACTACTATGCTAACAGGCACTTGGCATTGGTTATTAGGTAAAGCTGAAATTGCACCAACTTTCTGATATAGACATCAAATATATGATTTTCCCGTTGTAATAACtactttttattaaaattatttcttTGGTTTTGTTTTGATATGAACTATAAAGTATCAATGTTGTTGTATAAACTATAAAGTGTCCAGACACCCATCCTGGACCTAGCCAgccaaaaaaataaagagaaagaaagcaaATTCCAATTAAAAATGCAAAAGGATTCATGTGAACTTGTTGTGAATGAGATCAAGTCCTCTCAGGCATAAAGAGCAGATTGAGTAATCTAGCTAGCCTTCAAGAAATTGCTAAGACTCAATAATGGAATTTGTCCCATGTAGTTTGAATTCATTCGGACAAGAATTGGGAAGACTCAATCCACAAAGCAAGCAAGTTCTGTGATTCTTTGCCAAGATTATTCTTAAACAACATATATGTTTTTCCTCCCTCTAAGAAAATCTCATTTAACCAATATGCATTCACAAACAAAATGATAACATCAACTACTTCGCATCTATTTCACTTTACAAAAGGGAGATCATAGACAGGAGCGCATAACCGGTTAGAAGCAAGGAATAGATAACAGCCATTAAGGAAACTCGGTGACCCTTTGAATGGAAAGCACACTCATGATCTCATCCTATTCGTGATGGTGAAAGGTCTATTCAATTGCTATTAAGAGCCTTGTTCTAGAAGAAAATTAAGACAACAGTAAACTGCTAAAGCAAGGGAGGCCAACCAAAAGAAGAGATCCTTATTCTATGCTTTCCAGAGGAAATATATCAGACTGCTCAAACTTACACCAAGATTTCAATCCAATGCTCATGTTTATATTTCTAGTAGATATATTTAAATGTCCACGTTTTATAAAAttcagtttttttaattttttggcagAGTAGCCAGAAACTCCTTTGTCCCTTGCTGGGCATGCACATCCCCGTATCGAAACAGATACATATCCGATACAGCCCAAATACACATCGAATACTGTACCCACGCATGCCCAAAAAAAAATcttgatttccaaccatgctagatactatgtgatttaatttttttaaaatttgacgtAAATCTTCcagaatttaatttaaaaaaattcattcatgcatttttttttaaaaatggttataaacaaaacctacaccaaatgagaaaaacaaatgaaatgtttttctatttcagtgatccattttttgggttatcttcaaATACAACTCTATTAATTTTGCATGttgtaaaatgttaaatcaacttatcattatttatgtagcaattatgtgtctacattacttttgaagtaatgaaaatctcctcaaataacttagaaaattttgtaatgtgtgtgtgtgtgtgtgtaaatgagtatccagccgtatccatattgggggtcttaaaaaatggccaTATCCATATCTGATACAGTATCGGTATCCGTAtccatgtccatgcaactttggTTTTTGGGTTACTTTTAGGtactttttaatttattaatattttagaaattcaaatattgatTTTATTTGTTATTAACTTTCTGTGCAGCCACCCACACAGAAAACATTTTTTTTCCTATCTCCAAAACtcaaaagaaggaatgttgtgaactcaaaattttgtttctttttcataggaccaacctaagtcaccaggttcgaattcgaattcgaagttcgacagctttggaattcgaatgaagttcgatgaggaaaaaatttgaaatgtataaaattcgaattaaattcaccatatgtaatttttttaaaattttaataaatatatgtaatatatctataaaattgctTAAATAGTAATTGCAAAGACGGCAGGCAAAAATTGCGGACAAACTTCTCCTGCAGGCTGCGACTACCACGGGTCTGCAACTACTTCTCCTGCAGGCTGCAACTACCGCGACTCACGGCAGACTGAAGATTCACACGGCCTGAAGACTCACGGCAGCGGGCAGACCGAAGACGTGTTTCAACAAATGTTGGCCTctcatttataaaaattaaaaaaaaaaccgaAAGAAACCCTAAATTGcgatttaaaaaatattaacagaaaaaaaaaaatcaattttttgaccaATCGAACTTCAACGAATTTCAACGATTTTAATTGCATGTTTTAAAGTtcggcgaatttcgaacttcaaggataAAATTCGGCCAAACCTGGTGACTTAGGGACCAACAACTTGCCACTGAAGACATCCACCATGGATAAGAGGAAGAATAATCCCTTTTCAATAGCATGGCATGATAGCAATTTTACGAAAAAAATCCCTCCTTATGACCTATAATTCGGAAGTAGTCAGGAACTGATGACATTATGAAAACAAAAACACTCTTTCTAGAGCAGCCTCTGTCAGCCTATATTGGTATCCCTCGTTTGTCTTGGCATCTATACTCAATGGTACATTGAAGCACCTACTTACAAATTTAGAAGAAGTatctaagtttttgaaaaacaatcATACTGTATGTATAATCTTTAGGATAGAAATCTACTGGAAGCTACCTTCGTAAGGTTGAACATGATGTTTAGACCTTGTACTTCTGTTGTTTCTGTAAAATACAGCTCATGTTTATCATAAGAATATGGTGACTAGTGTTATCAATCACTCCACTTGTTATTTGATTATTGGCAATGTTATAAAAAGTTGTTATAGAAACAACATGCAGACACAGCATGACCTTGATTGAGAAAGAGTATTTCATTGGCTACTATAGTCTTACTCTGCTCAGAAAAACACGGCCGGTCCTTAATCACACTTAGAGGGTTGTTTCCAGTGTTCTATGACTTTTTTATCGTTTATAAGAGTTTACTAAAAATTAGATACCATGTACAATAAGTCCTTCTTTACTGATAATAGCATGAGATGTCCTATACCTGTCCAAAGGCCTTATTTTAATCTTGGTTGCAAGTGACAAGGGTATATACACCATTGTGGAAATTGTCAAGCATAGAGATgttaataaggaggcaaagaatacTGCAACACAATTGTTGCTCAGAAATCAATTATTTTGAACATGGTACAACTTTCATCAAATTGATTGTTAGAAAGCTAATACTTGTTGCATGATAGTAATAGCCAGCAAAATAGTTGATCGATATCTTGCGAAAGATGGTCTCCCATTGATGAAATATGGCCATGCAGTATTCCAAATAAAAGAAATAAGAATGCATTGACATTGGGCAGAAGGGTTAACAGTTTGTGCTTGAATGAGGTTAAATTAAACTAAAAGAAATTGTTAAATACATCAATACATTTGTTGAGAAGCATGATCAGAATAAACTGGTACAGACTATCAAATAGGCACTGGCGGGTTTTACTAAGATAAAGCGACCAAAGAATTAGCAACCTGTTGATCAACAGAAAGAGATTACTATTAAATGGACATGCCACTCAGGAAACTGAGATACATGAGGCTCAAAATTTCTCCAAACTTACTAGAAAATAATTGGTCAAGATGACACCAAATGGTAGCAAAATAAGATGGGCCTGGCTCAGAACAAATGATTGGTTATCAAGAGATGCTGGAGAGGTTCCTAGGCAGACTGATAGCCATTAGCAGCTTTGGTAAGAATTACCCTCTTAGTTATAAAACCCAGAATATGAGCAAGTTTGCGCTCTCTGAGAAGAGACTTGGGATCAGATGGGAGATAATCCTGAATATTTACCATTTTGCAAGCTAAATAAGATAACCTGGGTAAAGGAATGAAATCTCTCTTGAGAGATTTATTGGGACTCAATTGAAATTAAAAGGATATTCAGGACCTCCATTGCCAACAAAGAATGGCAACTCCAGATGCTACTTGATTGTACTCAAGAACAAGTCACATCTAAATCCTATTTTAACTATATAGCCAAGAAGAAAATGCCGAGAAATAAAGGATGACTTGAAGTTGAGAATTAGGAAAGCGACAAAACGATACTAGAAGGTTAACACAACATTTCACATCAGATTCCCAATCTATAAATGAGGAATTTGAAGCTTCTAAATCATACACACATCCTACAAGATGGATGACAAGGATATTAGTCTTCAGACTTTAGCATTAGACAAATAAGTTGACCAGATGAAGAAATGGGACTCTACAACATTCAAGTTTTTGAATAGTGaaagataagaaacaaagaaaaatggGCAAAGAAGATTAACACAGAAGGAGTCACCATCTAAGTTCGCCCCTACTTAAACAAGCTTAATGCTTGAAAAATTAACAACAAAAACAGTAATTTTTTTCCTTTTAACTCTTTTTATAAAAGCGAGTCAGTGAATTAACTGCCAATCAAGAAAATCTTAACCAACATGTTATAAGATTCAAATGAATACAACAGACAAGAAAGCAACTGAGATTTGATTTAGATAAAAAATTTAACTAGAAGTATAAATTGTTTCCCAATTCTACAAGGGAAGTACTCAAACAAACTGATGACATCATCAGGCCAATCCCTTCTTTATATTTTTTGAACCAACAGTCAACCATGAAAATGTCTCTTACAGAAACTGAAAAATTGTTCATGGTGACCAAGAAGGGAGGATAAGCAATCACCTAATTTTATTTAAACATTCTTTGAATGTGTAAATGAAAGATATCAAATTGGAAATGCCAAAAGGTGTAACCCATTTCTGCTGATTATCAAAACGATTTTGTAAAAGATAGAGCTTTTTTGGGGCTTCTTGTTTTATATCCAGCTTTGGTGGGCTTTCCCCAAGGTGAAACTGAAGGTCGGCCTCCTTTTGTGCGTCCTTCACCTCCTCCATGGGGGTGATCCACAGGATTCATAGCAACACCTCGAACAACAGGACGTCTGCCCAGCCACCGGCTCTGTCCTGCTTTAACAAGCTTCCGTGCTCCATGGTTGGGATTGGAAACCATACCAATAGTGGCTCGGCATCGAGAGTCTAACACCTTTTCAGCATTTGAAGGCAACCGCACAAGGCAGTGAGTTtcattcttcttcactattttagCATGGGTTCCTGCAGCTCGAGTCAGCTGTGCACCTTGACCCGGCAATAATTCAATACTATGTATAAACGTTCCCAAACGCATATCAGCTAATGGTATGCAATTTCCTACTTGATTGTGTGGATCAAGAGCATACTGATAGTGCAGTTGGGATTCTTGCTGACTGCTACTAGTACTATCATGTAAGGATTCAGATCCAGAATTCATTACCATCTTGCCTGGTTCCAATTGCTGACCAGCCAATATATAACTGACAAGTGCACGATCAGCTGTGTAGGCACCAgaattatctttattcatcttcttcctcttcttcttctgacTTGATTTTTGAACTTTCTTACCAGAATCCAGCAAAGAACTAGGGAAAATTTTATAAAATCAGACATTTTACAAATTATGGCAAATCTTTTTCAATATTCAATAACTCATGATGTACATTGGCTGATAATTACAAGACAAAGGGATTCACAATGCACACAAGCACCTCTAAGAAACTGTAAGTACTTAGTACATACAAGAGTAATGAATGTATCCCACCACTTCATGCTTCTCACCCTCTAGCCTCTTTCGCCATTGATAGAAAACTTTTGCATGAGGATATGTCTTATAACCATTCTAATCTCACAATTTTTTCAATGTGACATTAAAAACCTATGGTTTTTGttctaaataaaatttatttcattcTATGCTTGAGAAAAGATATAAAGTTCAATTACCATATCTTGCCAGTATACAGCAGTCATTAATTCTCATTTAATAATTACAAACAGAAGCTTTTCAGGAGAAAGCTTCATTGATATGTTTTTGGAATCACTACATTTTGGGTCATGTTTCACAAAATGCCAATGTTCTAAAAAAAAATCCTATGCAGTTTTGTCCATAAGCATTTGTTTGAAGTTTTAATTTCAGACTCTACAAGCTTGAAGTCTCTAATTTAAGAAAGTTTTTGTATTCCATCATTAACGAATATTTTTAGAGTTCTTATAAATTACAAAATATCCCCAGTTCTCTTTAGATTGTAAATGCTATTACACCAAATGGGTGAACTTTGGAGAAAATAATACTTTACTGGGGGTAGAATGTGATGGCTCAAGTGGTAAAAGTAATAGGCTTCCCAACTTAAGTCCAAGTGAGACATTATAAAGTACTATATTGGGAAAATGGCACCTATGAAACTGGGGATTTAAGTAGGGAGCGAATGATAAAATTAACGACCTACCTACAAGCCTGAACTTGATTTGGGCCCAAAATATTTTGAATTcgtataaattaaaaaaatattcccAATTCTCCGTAGATTGTAAATGCTGTACACAAAATGGGTGAGTTTTTGGAGAAAATATTAGTTTACTGGAGGTAGGATGTGAAGGCTGAAGTGGTATAAGTTATAAAGCTTCCAAAGAGGAGTCCATGTTTCAATCTTTGTGAAGTATCATAAAGTGACAAATTTGGGAAAATGTTACCTATGAAACTGGAGATTTAGGTAAGGAGCAAATGATAATTTCAGCGAACTACAAGCCTGAGCTTGATTTTGGCCCAAAATTGAAGCCTAAGCTTGATTTGGGCTTGGTGAAACCAAAATCGAGGCACTCTTCCTGTCAGGAGAGTACCTAGAGCTACTCAGTTTTGCTACTGTTTTGCAAAATCACGAATTCACAACTGACGGCACTCTCCCGACGGAGGAAGACGAGAGCACTCCTGCCCCTCTCCCTTGAGTAATAGAATACTTGAAGGAAAGGTGTCTAAGAAGGGGGTAATTTCTTACTACAGCTAGATTACTCGGGGAGATCATCCATGCACTCAATCGTCTCACATCAAACACAAAAAATAAACACGGACATAAATTTAGTAGCCCTAAAATGCCGGGAAAAAAGAAGTAGAGGGGAATATGGGGTAGTTACCTAGAAGAAGTCCATGAAAGCTCCTTTTTGCTCGGACGGCCGTCTCCCCACCTATTAACCTCGCTCAGAGCGTAGGTTTTTTTGCTCTGCTTTTCTGCCGTTCGTGGAGCGTAAACAGTAGGCTTTGCCCCGGCCACTGCCATCCTTGGCAAAAAAGAACTTGAAGATGCAGTTGCAGTTGCAGACAAGATGGAAGGCAAGCCCTTCATCGTA encodes:
- the LOC131064817 gene encoding uncharacterized protein LOC131064817 translates to MKAKMSGGKALRAVMERGKARAIKQLTFGKDKSAGRNSAGRITIFHRGGGSKRLQRIVDVKRNTPSKSTGIVERIEYDPNRSSRIALVRWLSGVDHLKRKHKGEGSASTPPPQMPKVKAPTNATYSFSSFKGTMKGLPSILSATATASSSSFLPRMAVAGAKPTVYAPRTAEKQSKKTYALSEVNRWGDGRPSKKELSWTSSSSLLDSGKKVQKSSQKKKRKKMNKDNSGAYTADRALVSYILAGQQLEPGKMVMNSGSESLHDSTSSSQQESQLHYQYALDPHNQVGNCIPLADMRLGTFIHSIELLPGQGAQLTRAAGTHAKIVKKNETHCLVRLPSNAEKVLDSRCRATIGMVSNPNHGARKLVKAGQSRWLGRRPVVRGVAMNPVDHPHGGGEGRTKGGRPSVSPWGKPTKAGYKTRSPKKALSFTKSF